The region ATTTTCCTGAACCTTGCCTCCCAAGAAACCATGTGACCAGAGATGTCCTCATACTTTTGGCCATTTCTGTAACAAAATGTAATATCtataactgaataaatatgTTGTGAAAAGGTAGAAACTAAACATTAGAGGGTTGATATATCCACAGTGGCACAGCAGTGTCTCTCAGTGCAGGTGTTTGTCCTCGTTCAGTCTGGTTGAAGTTGTTGAGGTGATGGTGAAAATGAAGATGTAGttgtttactctctctctctctctttcagtggTCACTGTGTTTGTACTGCAGACTCGTCCCATGATTGAGGGGCAGCATACTGTTAGAGAAAGAGCCAGAATAACAccaacagcacagacaggactgtagagagagagggggagagagagagagacggagggtGAGTCTgattaaaggggaactccagCGATTTAGTATTTCAGTCCTATAAAGAACggttaaaaatcaaaacagcaaagGCCAAGATGCTCTGAATTTTGGTTCCTGGTAGAGTAGAGGTCTATGAATTCTGagtcctacatttcccataatgcaacactgtAGCACCTTTGTCATTAGAATATCTAATAAACACATCCACCTCCACTTTTTTCAAACTCCATCCCCCCAGTTTGTAACAGTTTTTCTGaatttctctcttctctgaaCCCAAGCTGAGAGAACAACTGACGATATCTGATACATTTTTCAAGTccgttttatttatttagtgcCAAATTTTTTACCCAAAGGCACTTTAAGGTCAGGACTTTACAGCACTAAAGAGAGAAACCCAGCAGTTCCCACAATGAGCAGCACTTGGCGACTGtgcagaaagaggaaaaacccCCTTTAGACAGGAAGAAACCTCTGAGAAATCAGGGTTGGCCGTGGTCCACCTTGACCTGAGGAGGCTCTTACTATTACTATAATATAaacagggttattttctcagatgTCAGAAAGCTCCTTCTAAAGTCAGAGAGAACAACTGTTTACACATGAAGACAGACTCTTATTTATGTGTAAACTGACCTTTGGCTGGACGGGAGTGACCactaaagttgttgtttttgacactgacagactcagactgtttgtgtctgacaacattatggataagattcctacagagagagacctttttattaaagagcaagatcttttttgtttaactagaAATAGCCATTTTAACACTGTTTAAAGCCATCAAACTGACAGGAAGACAGGATCCgcaatcaaatcaaatttggATATCAGCGTCATTATCCAGCCCAGCTGACCTTCATGTGTAAAGTcggtggagtgcccctttaaacCAACATGTCACTGCTCACTTCCCACAAGTCTAGACCCCTTCAGTCTGTATCtcgtttcctctctctcactctgttatCTTATGTTATCTATGTCTCACGACCTCTGACCCCGTGACCTCATTGTTGTGTCACACTGACTCAGGGAAAAGCAGAGATTTGCAGCTGTTTGGGTGTTTGCCATCTGCAACAAACACTCAACCACAAAGTACAactgtattttgttatttttacctTGAAGCAGTTTTTGAACTTCTTGGAGACAAAGAAGAGGATTATGGGATTGATGCAGGAGTTGATGGTAGCCATGTTTATACCGAAGTAGTCCAGCACCAACAGGAAACTACAGCAACAGAAGAGGAACacataacattaaaaactacaaaagagGAAGAGTATACAGTACAGCTATGACTACAGAGAAGTAAAATGGGTTTCTACACCTACTTTAATAAGTCGCAGCGCTTCACATCATGGGGTTTGTAGATGGTCCACTTCAGCAGGCGACTCAGATGCAGCGGGAACCAGCACAGAGCAAAGATCAACACCAGGCTGAACACAGTTTTTGCTACTTCTCTACGCTGTGGAGAGAAATttaaaataacagtaacatTAGTTACTTACTtagtcagtggttttaatgctgtggctgatcagtgtatacagtatgtacatgtTCGTGAGCGCCCACCTGTTTAAGGTGTTCGCTAAATGAGATCCTCAGACTTCCTTTCTGGTGTCTGAGCATCTCGCAGGTCATCAGCCCGtagaaaacagcagaacagGTCAGAGGAATGCAGAAGTAGAGGCCAAACAGCCACCAGTCCTTTGCATCCTGGTAGAACTGCAACACACAGCAAAATTGTACTGAGACCCTTTAGAAAGTTTTGGAACCCACTTAAAACATAGACTGGTTTAAAACCACCCCAGTGATTTTTTACAATTCCAGAATTCTTGTGGTGTTCCAGAACTACCAGACCTCCTTAACCAAACCTTAGTGAAGTGCTTAAAAATGTTCTAGAGTTTTGGATGACCATAGCATTTTAGAACTACCTTTACTTGCCCAGAAGCACTAGATCATGATCTTCAGTTGGAACCAATAGCtaggttttcattttaatattcaaatgCAATACTTCTGGGCAACTGGAACATTGTGATAAGTATTTACTGGctgcagttaaaatgttttgaatagACCATGTCCATAGACTGATAGCAGGTCAGCTGACCCAGGTTCAGTTTTGAGTGCCTGGGCTGAGTTTGTTTACATCAGTTACGACCTGGAGAcataaacaggaaatgatgttcTAAACTGTTTTAGTTAGAGAGACCTCGCCctgtaacacaacaacaaagataTCATGGAAATGGACTTAAGAGTCCACTTATTTTCTCTCAGAGAGACCATTCATCATCCAGATGAACCAGGATCAAAGCCTATTCCTTTACTCATGAGAATATATAGATGTAGATATAGATTTTTTTGGATGGAAATTCATTTTTGTATCATACACTAAACTGTTGAAACTAACTTAATGTGCTCCAACCATGCTAGTTTCAGGACTTATCTAGTTCTCAAGAGAGCTGAATCAAAACAGAGGAGTAATGAAAAAATACTGTTGTGATGATGGTGAAAGGGTAATTACACATTTCCCAGCAAAAGTTTTATGCAGCTGAAAGTTTTATCTCAAAAATCTGGAGCTccttgattttcttttaaacgCCTCCTTATAGAATAAAAGCTAATTCTACATGGAGGCAGAAAAAACTGGTACCACCTAATCCTCTGCTCATCAGCTCCATGTAGACCACCTAGATGTCTATCaacactgacataaacacatatacatacagacaagaccacacacatatacatgcagtctctctctgttaatacacactcactttcaTGAAATCTGACAAATTTGACTTGGGCTGCAGCATGCAGGTCCTAATGGTTGTGTTTCTGTACTCAAAGGTGACTATGCTGAAGCCGATGGCCTCTGGTACAgccagcaccatggacagcagcCAGACCATCACTATCTCCACCGCCGTTACCATTGGAACACCTGTGCCCTGTACCCGAGACCAGGACGCCACCGCACGATACCTGGGTACAAGGTATCAAAAATTACTCATCTTCTCTGGATAACCgcttaaatgtgtttatataaaaaGCTTTATAATTCATGGTAGGTATAcaattgtttgtatttgtgtttgttaccTGTCCACACTTAGAGCACACAGATTGAAGACGGTGATGCCAACTGACGCTTTTTGGAGGAAGGGGAAGAGTTTGCAGAGGAACAGGCCAAAATCACTGTCGACAAACGGCCACCGGCCGGCCAGGAGCTGCACACGTACAAACACAAGCATTAACAGATTAACATCATATcggtgtcagtgtgtgtctggtgtg is a window of Lates calcarifer isolate ASB-BC8 unplaced genomic scaffold, TLL_Latcal_v3 _unitig_1880_quiver_1737, whole genome shotgun sequence DNA encoding:
- the LOC108891132 gene encoding endothelin-1 receptor, producing MGPRLGPRSIPMPGTFTVVIWCLVFATPVSCQGNSSETSLSDLMILDLPNFHSTDTPLGPGVDHLIQTSDQEPHLVQETVKKPLSALEPGQEKFKHASQLKHKHERNPHSSSSNSTPAVRMQVPPHCVDETSIKTVFKYINTVLSCAIFAVGIIGNVTLLRIIYQNKSMRNGPNAVIASLALGDLIYIAIDIPIQVYKLLAGRWPFVDSDFGLFLCKLFPFLQKASVGITVFNLCALSVDRYRAVASWSRVQGTGVPMVTAVEIVMVWLLSMVLAVPEAIGFSIVTFEYRNTTIRTCMLQPKSNLSDFMKFYQDAKDWWLFGLYFCIPLTCSAVFYGLMTCEMLRHQKGSLRISFSEHLKQRREVAKTVFSLVLIFALCWFPLHLSRLLKWTIYKPHDVKRCDLLNFLLVLDYFGINMATINSCINPIILFFVSKKFKNCFKSCLCCWCYSGSFSNSMLPLNHGTSLQYKHSDH